The Salvia miltiorrhiza cultivar Shanhuang (shh) chromosome 1, IMPLAD_Smil_shh, whole genome shotgun sequence genome has a window encoding:
- the LOC130988475 gene encoding uncharacterized protein LOC130988475 — protein sequence MSSWIYASEDSIRGKSQKGESLWARVNKFYHITQAENPNELNERNTESMKGRWKRLNENANKWVAACRETNARRRSGMSDNDVEKEAHSIYEAGGSKFQDLVVFNEVMSKHPKWNVYDTTPIFPHASEDVDNHESGGSSKRSKTSEDGGFSVPSNPETPTSEQSTATRPIGRDKAKRKGKGKASQSESTNESVVAAEIRAMRLTRDAEAELIKTRIKLECEKLQRNAMKMKEKMLLQLLAKDHLSPEDEEMKRQLTKIVFGE from the coding sequence ATGTCATCTTGGATCTATGCTAGCGAAGATAGCATTCGAGGAAAAAGTCAAAAAGGGGAATCGCTTTGGGCACGTGTGAATAAATTTTATCACATAACTCAAGCAGAAAATCCCAATGAGCTCAACGAGCGAAACACTGAATCAATGAAAGGTCGCTGGAAACGTCTTAATGAAAATGCAAACAAATGGGTTGCTGCTTGCAGGGAGACAAATGCTCGAAGAAGGAGTGGAATGAGCGACAACGATGTTGAGAAAGAAGCTCATTCCATTTACGAAGCAGGTGGGAGCAAGTTTCAAGATTTGGTTGTATTTAATGAAGTTATGAGTAAACATCCCAAGTGGAATGTTTATGATACAACACCAATTTTTCCTCATGCAAGTGAAGATGTTGATAACCATGAAAGTGGTGGCAGCTCAAAAAGATCAAAGACTTCAGAAGATGGGGGGTTTTCTGTCCCCTCTAATCCAGAAACTCCAACATCTGAACAATCAACCGCAACTCGTCCAATTGGCAGAGATAAGgcaaaaaggaaaggaaaaggtAAGGCCTCACAATCTGAATCTACTAATGAATCTGTTGTTGCTGCAGAAATTCGTGCAATGAGACTCACTAGAGATGCCGAAGCTGAGTTAATAAAGACTCGAATCAAACTAGAGTGCGAAAAGTTGCAAAGAAACGCAatgaagatgaaagaaaaaatgtTGCTTCAATTGTTGGCGAAAGATCACTTATCTCCGGAGGACGAAGAGATGAAACGTCAACTAACTAAGATTGTGTTTGGAGAGTGA
- the LOC130988555 gene encoding uncharacterized protein LOC130988555 gives MSVNDNSSLDSNSSSNDSHSNELDEWEERVYQQNRQFNNIIENMILTNTNLFVGHQIPTGRRRYCDRERELGAERLINDYFGTSPTYPPEVFRRRFRMQQTLFLRIVEAASANDEFFQQRRDATGRLGLSALQKCTAAMRVLAYGTSSDVVDEYLRMSSSATREALVHFVEGVISCFGDTYLRRPNEQDLTRLLYVGEQRDFPGMIGSIDCMHWEWKNCPNAWAGQYTGRSRKPTIILEAVASYDLWIWHAFFGTPGSCNDINVLHRSPVFNDVLEGRAPKVNYVVNGRHYDMAYYLTDGIYPSWAVFVKSITSPQIRKHKLFAQHQESIRKDVERAFGVLQARFAFIRRPCLVWDKVLMGKIMMTCIIMHNMIVEDERDTYQNYYYPTEFFMDTPARVQTENGEHFRYSTERIASLSAYMTNRDQLRNREAHRTLQDDLIKHIWKKFGTDN, from the coding sequence ATGTCTGTCAATGATAACTCTTCACTTGATTCAAACTCAAGTTCTAATGATTCCCATTCCAATGAATTAGATGAATGGGAAGAACGAGTTTACCAACAAAATCGTCAATTTAATAACATCATCGAGAATATGATCCTAACCAATACTAATTTGTTTGTAGGACATCAAATTCCAACAGGCAGGAGGAGATATTGTGATAGGGAACGTGAGCTTGGTGCAGAGCGTTTAATCAACGACTATTTTGGTACCAGCCCGACGTATCCTCCAGAGGTTTTCCGACGTCGATTTCGCATGCAGCAAACGCTATTCCTTCGAATAGTGGAGGCTGCATCTGCTAATGACGAGTTTTTTCAACAGAGACGTGATGCTACTGGCAGACTAGGTCTTTCGGCCTTGCAAAAGTGTACTGCAGCAATGAGGGTATTGGCGTATGGGACATCATCTGATGTTGTCGATGAATATCTACGAATGAGCTCATCTGCAACAAGAGAAGCTTTAGTACATTTTGTAGAAGGTGTTATTTCCTGCTTCGGTGATACGTACCTCAGAAGGCCTAATGAACAAGATTTGACAAGATTACTCTATGTCGGAGAACAACGTGATTTTCCGGGCATGATTGGCAGtattgattgcatgcattgggagTGGAAAAATTGTCCTAATGCATGGGCCGGACAATATACAGGGAGAAGTAGAAAACCAACGATCATTTTGGAAGCCGTTGCATCATACGATTTGTGGATATGGCATGCGTTCTTTGGAACACCAGGTTCGTGCAATGATATTAATGTACTTCATCGATCTCCTGTTTTTAATGATGTCTTAGAAGGTCGAGCACCAAAGGTTAATTACGTAGTGAATGGTCGTCATTATGATATGGCATATTATTTGACTGATGGTATATACCCTTCATGGGCTGTATTTGTCAAGTCAATTACTTCCCCACAGATCCGCAAACACAAGTTGTTCGCTCAACACCAAGAGTCTATCCGAAAAGATGTTGAGCGAGCATTTGGAGTTCTACAAGCTCGATTTGCATTTATACGACGCCCATGTCTTGTTTGGGACAAAGTTTTGATGGGAAAAATTATGATGACCTGTATCATCATGCATAATATGATAGTAGAGGATGAACGAGATACCtatcaaaattattattatccaACAGAATTTTTTATGGATACACCTGCAAGAGTACAAACAGAAAATGGCGAACATTTTCGCTATTCTACTGAACGTATTGCGAGCTTATCTGCTTATATGACTAATAGAGATCAACTTCGCAATAGAGAAGCTCATAGGACTCTTCAAGATGATTTGATTAAGCACATATGGAAAAAATTTGGCACTGacaattaa
- the LOC131006790 gene encoding probable protein phosphatase 2C 24, whose protein sequence is MAEICCGLLSKTEASCESSSRAARRRRMEFRRVRVDPAVKRRRMELCSPRDCDNAFDNCGADSDGAAQLSLSSDKGKQLPPILLTPILNPLLSSAAALASGSGNTKDFLPKFGFASVCGRRRDMEDAVASHLSFCRREHDFAADEDAAGLHYFGVYDGHGCSHVATKCKERLHEMVKEELLLDDVGEARNSSNWWKCVMERSFTRMDKEVVAWNENVVDDTTVSCRCELQTPECDAVGSTAVVAVVSPYNIVVANCGDSRAVLCRSGKAIPLSTDHKPDRPDEMNRIQAAGGRVIFWEGARVLGVLAMSRAIGDNYLKPYVSCEPEVTVTERSEEDECLILASDGLWDVVSNDTACGVARMCLKGKAKGMEPSSSSSVDDDGGDKACSDASMLLTKLALARRSADNVSVLVIDLRRPT, encoded by the exons ATGGCGGAGATCTGTTGCGGCTTGCTGAGCAAGACCGAGGCTTCGTGCGAGAGCAGCAGCAGAGCGGCGAGGAGACGGAGGATGGAGTTCCGCCGCGTCAGGGTGGATCCCGCCGTGAAGCGTCGTCGTATGGAGCTTTGTTCCCCTAGAGATTGCGACAACGCTTTTGATAATTGCGGTGCCGATAGTGATGGAGCGGCGCAACTCAGTTTGAGCTCGGATAAAGGGAAACAGTTGCCGCCGATCCTTTTGACTCCAATTCTGAATCCGCTGCTGTCGTCTGCCGCCGCTCTCGCCAGCGGCAGCGGCAATACCAAGGATTTTCTCCCTAAATTCGGTTTTGCCTCCGTTTGTGGACGGCGGAGGGACATGGAGGATGCTGTCGCGAGTCATCTTTCGTTTTGCCGGAGAGAACACGATTTCGCCGCCGACGAAGACGCCGCCGGTCTCCACTACTTCGGCGTCTACGACGGTCACGGATGCTCTCAC GTTGCTACGAAATGTAAAGAGAGATTGCACGAGATGGTGAAGGAGGAGTTGCTTCTGGACGACGTCGGAGAAGCCCGAAACAGTAGCAACTGGTGGAAGTGCGTGATGGAGCGAAGCTTCACGCGCATGGACAAAGAAGTGGTTGCATGGAACGAAAATGTAGTCGACGACACGACAGTGAGCTGCCGCTGCGAGCTGCAGACTCCGGAGTGCGACGCCGTGGGATCCACTGCGGTGGTAGCTGTGGTCAGTCCGTACAATATAGTCGTCGCCAATTGCGGCGATTCGAGGGCGGTGCTGTGCCGAAGCGGCAAGGCGATTCCTCTGTCCACCGACCACAAG CCGGACCGGCCGGACGAGATGAACCGGATACAGGCCGCCGGCGGCCGAGTCATCTTCTGGGAGGGTGCTCGGGTTCTTGGAGTTCTTGCCATGTCCAGGGCCATTG GCGATAATTATTTGAAGCCATACGTAAGCTGCGAACCGGAGGTGACGGTGACGGAGCGGAGCGAAGAGGACGAGTGCTTGATATTAGCTAGCGATGGGCTGTGGGATGTGGTGTCCAACGACACGGCGTGCGGTGTGGCGAGAATGTGCCTCAAGGGCAAGGCCAAGGGCATGGAGCCTTCGTCTTCGTCTTCGGTGGACGACGACGGCGGCGACAAGGCGTGCAGTGACGCATCGATGCTGCTCACCAAGCTGGCTCTCGCACGCCGGAGTGCAGACAACGTTAGTGTACTCGTTATTGATCTCAGGAGGCCCACCTGA